From the Manihot esculenta cultivar AM560-2 chromosome 14, M.esculenta_v8, whole genome shotgun sequence genome, the window CACGTGATTTTTCTGTACATATAAATACTCTTGACTTTACTCTtgtaattaatttgatttttccaGAAGTAAAAGCTCTCTCTCAGTTTCTCTCAAAACCTCAGTTTCACATCGTTTTCAGCAATTGGTGCTGCTGGGACTTTGAGCAATGAAAGTTGATGGCTTGATCTTTGTTGGAATTCATCatggttaattttaattttttaaaaattaaaaaaaataaaaataaaaataaaaataaaaataaaaataattgaattgagatattacatttataataatttaatttctgaaaaattaaatttaaaattaacaattttgttttgaagttaacttttttttttttagtttacaagatttaaaaaaatataatttataaaattaattagatatcATTTTACttctttattatttgaaatataatatttaaatataattattttatttttattttatgatattttcttatttatatttttaattgtgtttttattatatttataaattcacTGTTGAaatctaaataattatttattatatttcataatgaaatataattagtataatgttaattactaaaatttattttaatggtTGATTTATAAATTGGTGCAATTGATCTTCAATTCGAAGAGAAGAAAGAGATCTTTCAAAAACTGAATTTTTGTGatctgataaaaaattaaatctatttaaatatttttactattttatattttctttacaAAAGTGCTCAACCTATAGAAACAGTTACTGATATTTTAAGGAAAACGAATTTTTACGAAACTTTACCTTAATTAAAACGTAATTTACTGGGTGTAGAtaactcatatatatatataatcttttcTCCACCATCCCCTTTCTTTCTTTACTATCCCTTTCTCTTATTCTATTCATACCtattttatatctttttttaaaattattttcaatatattCACATTCATATAGacaataatttatcaaataaatataatcCAATAATTAAACCTTGTGTGTGAATCTATTTATCCCCGTTTCAtagatttaatttagttttttcttCATTAAGATgagttttttaaatttgttcaatacaaatttttttttttattgaaaaaaatgtataaaatatatatatatatatagatataatcaaataactatattatatgatgaaataaaaataattttaatctaaatttaatCTAAACTAAGCATTGAACAACCCTACTACCATACCAAATATTTGTTTGAATACTTAATGGTAGGTGGTAACAATGATAAAAACACAAAGAACAATAttgaaattaatcttttaaaaaagaTTATACTTTAGCAATCACTCATATGAAATAGTGCTTAAAAGGTTATACTTGATGCTCTATCGACTGAAGTTTGCGCTCATGATCAATTCAAACAGAAGTTAAATGTTTTACTTatgtaaaaaattacattttcatcacaataaaaaatatatattctccatcgagaaaataaaaatttgtaaaCTACAAAACTTGTCATAATTAAGAGTGTTTCATATTTGCTTAAATCTTGAAGTACTTGTACCCATAATCAGGATCTGTCATCCCCTCTTCCCAATCACCTATTTGGCGGCCCCCAAAAACTACCTGTTGGATGCCTAAATATCTGCCATGTATAAATGAAGAAAGAAACAAAACCAGAAAAGGAGTTTTAATAATGATGGGGAGAATATAGGGCTGCCACAATTTCTGCCAcgtataaaagaaaaagacacaAAACCAGATAAGGAGTTTTAATAATGATGAAGAGAATATAGAGCAAACTCAACCTTTAGCTCAAACTTACTCGGAACTCAATACAGTTAAGCAATTGAGAAGCACATCTACCGCAAAAAAATCTGATGTACCAATATCTACCCTGTTACACATAAATTTGGATATTTTAGATATTCtgcatattaaaacatttcatataaaaattagatGAAGAACGTGTAGGAATTCATACCAAAAGCGGCCCCAGTTATCCTGAAATTCAATGTCACTGATATCATGGAACGATGATGGCATCACCTTGAAGCCCTTATCTGCATCGTAGAAGGGATTGTACTCCATTGACTGATTAGCCAACTGCCATTAAAGTAATAGATAAGACCTTTTAGATTCATTTGCCAAGCAACAGctcagaaaaataaaagtaaaataaaaaataagaagggGAGGGAAAGAGTTGTACTTAATATAATCAACTACAAGATAAGAATTAAATGTTGTAGCCCCAAAAAATGCTACCTCTATGTTAACCGTGCTTGATAAGATGCATGTCTGGTGAATAACTAATTAAAACAGACAATTTATGAGAGAAAGAGAGCGAGAGTTCTACTTCAGATTTCACCTAAAACAAACAATTTATGAGAGGGGCTCAACCTTCAAATTCAGGAGAAGGCTAATTATTGTGTCACTCATCACGGATCAAaaagtgtgtgtgtgtgtgagagagagagagagagtgattaGCCAACTGCCATTAAAGTAATAGATAAGATCTTTTAGATTCATTTGCTAAGCAACAACTCAGaacaaaaaaaagtaaaataaaaaataagaagggGAGGGAGAGAGTTCTACTTAATATAATCAACTACAAGATAAGAATTAAATGTTGTAGCCCCAAAAAATGCTACTTCTATGTTATTTGTCCTTGATAAGATGCATGTCTGGTGAATAACTAATTAAAACAAACAAtttatgagagagagagagcgagagTTCTACTTCAGATTTAACCTAAAACAAACAATTTATGAGAGGGGCTCAACCTTCAAATTGAGGAGACGGCTAATTATTGTGTCACTCATCAACGGATCAAaaagtgtgtgtgtgtgtgtgtgtgtgtgtgagagagagagagagagagagagagagagctcatCAACGGATCAAAGAGTGTGTGTGTgcgtgtgagagagagagagagagagcttcatTAAATAGTTTACACATCTATCACTTTATTTTACCTCTTTAGAATCTTACCAAATTTGCTCCTTAGAGCGCTTCATTAAACAGTTTACACACATCTATCACTTTATTTTACCTTTTTAGAATCTTACCAAATTTGCTCCTTTACTACATTAAATCGGATTCATTAGTAACGTTAAGGATAAAAACCATTGCATTTGTGTAAGCTGCATGTCATTTCAGATTTCTCAGATTCGGAAGTGAAAGCACATTAGAATAGGTTTTATATTTCAATCATTTTTTCAATCCATAGCATCACCATTTTTAAAACACTGATCCTTTTGATTTACTGTCATTCATATGTTGTAATACAAACTTCACCGACCAAAGGACACAtgctaaatttttataagtttgaAATTACAAGGAAACAGAAACTAGAAAGCAAAACTTCCATCTCAAAACAAGTCACCCATTTTATGATGAGGTAATCTATGaaattctacaacatgcaaaatcAGTATATAAACATGTGTTCAGCAAAGTATTTATAGTACTATAGTCAAACCTGCAAATTTGAAGAATTGAAAGCACCCAGGCGCCCCATAACATACCACGACTGGATAGCCTACATAATTTCCAACATTAAGTGATTATAGATTGCAAAGTAACAAGGCATATCTTATCCAGTAATTTCTATCATCCAAGATGGTATGGTAACAATAATCCAATAACAATTCAGCATCATTAGAAGGGGGGTGTTCAAGTATCTACTCACACTGCCAATAAGATCAACATCCCGATCAGATGGAGATCCATATAATTCAAACCATATGTAGGAATCCGTAGGATTGAAGCTAtcaaaaagcaaaaataaaaaaacacaacaaaattaaacagtaaaaaacaatatatatctatatctatatatatatataaaagcaaaaacaaaaaatattactttCAATAAAAATGGAAACTTTCAATTTCTCGTAATTTTTTCTCTCATACGATGTGAAATGCATAAGTTTATCAAGTCGAGTTTCTTCTTACTACATTCGCTTTTCAGCCAAGTCAAAACTTGTATAAACTaccttttagaaaataaaagccATACGATAAAAGGTACACTAACCaaaaataaaccaaaatcaataTTAAGGATCATTACTGATTAAATGAAATTAGTAATATAGTAATCCAAAGGCCTAGAAAAAGGCTTCATGACCATGACCACTCACTTTATGAATTTCTTGTTCAAGTAACTTCTAAAAGGCAAAAGGACAGAAGCTGCCCTGAACAATGTTTCAGATGTGAAAATTAAAGCCACAACAACTACCTCATGCTAATCCCACATATCTATAAAGAGATGATAATACAAGATCATTGcataatgatatgatatgatatcaTATGAAAAGGAGGTATAAATGAGTAGAATCGAATTGGACAACATACTCTCTAAAGCCGACTCTGAAAGCAAGAACAGAACCCATTTTTGATTTGTAAAAGTTGCGACCTTTCTTCCTTACTCTATCTTCAACCTGCCTCGTGAGCAATACCAAACATATAACTCATTCCCTAAGAACCAAGtaatgatttgattttttttcaattaatgatGAAGGCATCAGGGGAATGTTAATGAGGGAGATATCCAGTAGTTAACAGTTTGTGGAATGTGGATAAGTAAGTAGAAGAGGTAGGACTAAATAGATACTCTTTTCCTCATGAGTTCGGGGTTGCCTATGCTATCTCCAAGAACGGCTCGGAGCTCCTCATCGTTTTTGCACGCATCTTCAAGCACTCTACATTCAATAAGATAATGGTTTACTGTCGATCATCAGTGAGCATTAAAACAAAGGGACTGGAAGGAGGGAGAAAGGGGGGAGAGAGAGCGTTTACTTTGCCCAGGAAGGGTAATTGTTAAGGCGATCTATTTCACGTTTCCTCTTTTCTTCCCGAATTTTGAGTAATCTCCTTCCCCTTGCCGTGGTTCCTGAAACCACGGCACCATTGTTTTTTCCACTGTTCAGAGTTTCGTCATTACTAGTACAAGCATCGCCAGGAAAAGAAGAAGTGAGATGCAGACGGCCAGGGATTCGCTTCCTATGAGCGTGGCTATATGCATCAGGACAGCTGGAAATCCACCCAAACGGCAACTCCACTCCCAACCCAATCGACATTTTCTAACTCTATGTTTTCTCTCTCACTTGAAACAACCTCTCATACAAGGTTTAGGACAATTTTGTTTTTATCTATTTAGAATGGTTTAGGGTTTTGGGTTTAGGATTTGACTCTCAACATAAATGATAGGATTTTTACCACAGTCAAAAGCAGGAAGTTCCAAAGAGCAAATGCAGGAAGTTCTCAAACAACAGATTCTCAAAACTCAACAGTATAGAAAACCCAAAATAAAGAAGTTAATATTTGCATTCAATCGAAAAAACAGAACTGAAAGATGGGCGATTAACAGTAGATTTACGAATACTTAAACCCTTGGCCCAATTTGCTGATGGGGATGCCAATGAAAATGAGATTCTGCCTCTGGAGCTACCGAAGAATCCCGAAATGCACTGTGGAACTGCTACGATGGGAGGGACCTCGCTGGTGCTGCTCACTGGATGTGCACTGGTGGATGAACGGTGGGTTCGTGGGAAGAAGCTGGTTTGGCCTCAAAGGGCGAAAATGGGTTCTGCTTCAGCATCGATGGGTTGGGGAAAATGGAGTGGAGTTGTCTAAGGATATGCGAAATAGGGGGTTTGTCGAGGATTGCGTTGAGTCTCGGTGAATATGGAACTattggaggtggaggtggaggtggcggTGGCGGTGGCGGTTTCGCTAGCGGAAACGGGAGGGAGCAGGAGGTCGCTCTCGGGGGTTAGTCTCGGTGGTTAAGGAAGTGATGATTTGGGTTCCGAAATCGAACGAGATGAGGAGGAACTGGATTAAGGAGTTGATGGTTACGGTGGGGAGCTGATAACCGAGAGAAATGGCAGAAGCTTTGAAGTCGAGGGATAAAACGACGATGATATGTAGACGTTTTGAgattaaaaaacaaaagagaCGATTTTTGGCTGATTTCCAAAATTGCTCCCCCTGAATAGTAGAAATTAATCCTAACCAAATTAATGGATAGCATTGAAaagtatcaaaattaaaatgagaattgaaattgaaattgattttaataaaatataaaattttaagtaaaataaaatataaataaatataatattttaatataaataaaatttcaataagatattttaatattttattaatagttaTATAATATCTTAATaagatattttactattttattagtAGTTATATAGTATTTGAATAATTAAGATAAACtgaattattgaaatttaaatttaatatattttaataatgatttaaaaatatacagtaaaacagttaaattttctcttaaattatatagtaggaactaaaaatatcaaattttatttttttaattaaatttatccctaaattattattaaaaaatcaaataaaattagacaaaatcaaataaattaaatatgatgtagctttacaaataataatattatttggcATTTTGATAGTAATTTATGagcaaatttgaattgaaattgaaattaaatatatttagttcTCCCGGTATAATTTATGAGTAAATATAGTTTATAGgtaaatataacattttatcGCTATATAATTTATGGATAAATATAGTTTACGGGTAAATGTAACATTTTAATCAAAAATACATTTATAAAAGATGGATAAATATCTTGGAcattagaaaaaatattaaaagttcaaatctactaataaaatatagaatgaaataaaaatatcaaattttatgtattaatttaaatttattcttaaattattaaaatgttaaataaattttaataaaataaaataaattgaggagggtataattagttttaaagcaaatttaaCCAATTAGCAATTTTGAAAGAACTGCTATCATCACAACAATTGCCAAGTCTACCATCCATGCTACTAGCTCGATTTTATGCATAACAACTTTCATCGCATCAACAGCCAAGACTACTACCCCTGCTACCATCAATACCTGATTTCAGCAGAACTGCTTCCATCGCAACAATTGTCATGTCTACCACCCATACTACCACCGGCTCCCGATATTGGCAGAGTTGCTTCTATTGCAAAAATTACTAAATATACCACCCATGCTATCACTGGCGCCTGATTTTGGCAAAACTGCTTCCATAGCAACAATTGTCAAGTCTACTACCCATGCTACCATTGatacccgatttcggcataactgCTTTTATCGCAAAAAAAAAAGCCAAGTCTACCACTCATGCTACCACCAGTGATCTATTTCGACAAAACTACTTCTATCACAACAATTGCTAAGTCTACCATTCATGCTACCATCGGCACTCGATTTCGGCAAAAGTACTTCCATCATAATAATTGCCATGTCTAATACTCATACTACCACTAGTGCACGATTTCAGCAGAATTGCTTCAATCACAACAATTGCCAAGTCTACCACCCATGCTGCCTTGGTGCCCAATTTCGAAATAATTGCTTTCACCGCAAAAATTGTCAAGTCAACCACTCATGCTATCGCTGGCGCCCGATTTCGGTACaactgcttccattgcaagaaTCACCAACTTTACCATCCATGATACCATCTGTGCCAATTTCAGCAGAACTGCTTCCATAGCAAAAATTACCAAGTCTACCACCCACACTATCACCGGTGCCTGATTTTGACAGAACTACTTTCATTGCAACAATTGCTAAGTCTACCACCCATGCTACAACTAGTGCCTGGTATTGAAAAAGTGCTTCCATCGTCATAGTTGTCAAGTCTACTGCCCACGCTACCACCAGCGATCGATTTTGGCAGAACTGCTTCTATCGCAACAATTGCCAAGTCTACTACACATGGTACCACGAGCGCCCATTTTCGGCAGAACTGCTTCCATCATACAAAATGCCAAGTCTGCCACTTATGATTCCACTAGCGCCCAATTTCGATAGAACTACTTCCATCGCAATAATTGTCCAGTCTACTACCCATGATAACATCGGTGCCTAATTTTGGCAGAATTGCTTTCATCCTAAAAATTGTCAAGTCTACCACCCATGCTTCCACCGGCGGCCGATTTTGGTAGAACTGCTTCCTTCGCAATAATTGCCAAGTCTACTACCCATGCTACCATCGGTACCCCATATCGGCATAACTTgcttgtaacgatccggaaatcggactgctaccggtgctaggattcagatcgacttaaggtcgctggaaccgtagcaagcttaCTATGCAtcttgtgtacctgataaaattccatacatgatcatacattttcataaaaatttaaacttttcgtataccaagctcgacctgtgcatgcatcataaactgcatacataaaacccacactagagctctcatcaaatgctctagtatggtaaatatcacatgcctcaagcttggtttatcataacttatcattaaaacttttacataaagatcatgataaacagggatatacaaaacataaactagggcaaaacacaaatctaatccattacatagtacatgtccaccactattctattacataaactcataccagcctctagccgacttcccgagctattcttgaccctgcaaacttggggttaggggaaagggataagctacaagagcctagtgagcagaacataaaaacagtttaataaatatatgctctcatgaaatgcatcacaacacaaacaatacacatcaaggatggacttgtcaccaataaccccctACATATTCCAAatcaatgcccggccctcgacggagctcctcaggacttcctcttaaacataacataacatatccaactgtgccaggggcgtagaatgggcagccctggtctttcccttacatagtgccaaagcgcatagaatgggcagccctagtCTTCTgtatccgtatcatatcatgacctgctcgagggctagtgggttattcaacatccatccaaaACAACagtaaatatgcaatgcatcatattcgtgaattctaatgcagacATCTTATAaatatggcattcgtgatgcatgaacatgctcaaaagtttgattacttaaaaataatagattagtttagttctactcaacTCTGGTTGACGCCTGACTAAAACTGAAGCAGCaaactcactgctggcctctacggtctcccaagtccgatcctacacataTGGACtcccatgagggaccaaacatagctaAAACATGACTCcatacaactccccaaaaaacccctaaaacatcacaaaacatgcatgtaaaacaagcaaaggaaggttgggcagaggactttcggctgcaccttcggcggtcgaaggtcctctacagatccgaaagtcggggtccttcgggggcaggtttggcagccgaaggtcctccacagattcaaaagtcagggactttcaggggagggttcggcagccgaaactcccttacagatctgaaagtgcatgctttcgagggcaggttaagcggccaaaaggctgcctcccatgcaggttcgacgGTCAAAccctgcttcggcggccgaacctaggttctccaggatggcagaacccgattctgccctatgcatttcaactccaaaactctcaaatcctcacacccaacttcccacaacatgcatactcactccaacatgcataaggggtataaaaactagcctaaaaccccaacaaacaacaacaaaacacaaGAGAGAGCATACACTCACCAAAAcccaactcaaagcctataaccttagatctagccatatcatgcatttttaacccttaaccctttttaaaacttacttaaaaaatataaaaaggtaagaatctacacttacctcttgaagatctaaggtagatgcgacccaagcttggagttaaggagaaacggtctcccaaactttaaaatctttgatccaagcttaaaatttcaaaaataaatgaaaactaatgaaaatttgaaggaaaagcataaaatcatcaaaggaagggcaagaactcacattTGCCTGAAAATGTAGAAAGAAACTCCCCCATTTTTgaactggaggcctcttataggtggctggccagaccaccttcgagggccgaaaggagagctcccgcggcagcaccatgttcggcggccgaacctgggcttatccctcaaaaatattttttctttcattttaaaacttaactaaaaaccaatcaataaaatcatgaaaaacattttgtaaaaatatattttacccttctaagaggttccggtATCCGAGATTCCAGAGTCCAACGGGGATTCCGTCAGAAggttagaattccgacaccagagtctagccgggtattacattgctTCAATCATAACAATTCCTAAGGCTACTACCCATGCTATCATTGAAACCCGATTTCGGAAAAACATtatatgtaatacccagctagactccggtatcgaaattcctaccgtccgatggaatctcggatgtctgaaacctctagaagggtaaaattatatttttataaaatattttcatgtattttatggtttttatgaagaaaggttttgagctaaagtttaaagaaaagaaagaaagagaatgaaggaagagcccaggttcggccgccgaacatgggatgcatgcggaggcacgttaggctcccgaaagtggcctggccagccacctataaaggggtcccctgtccgaaatgggcgagttttctctccccattttcggccaaggtgagtctccgtcctCCCTTATCGATCTTatgttcttccttcaagtctctcatgatttttacGAGTTattttacttggtttttgaagttttgagcttagatcgaagttgtgaagtttggagacctccggaacccgttttcccccaaatctccaagttaggtcacgcCCTCtcacgatcttcaagaggtaagcatcgatcctcaccttcttcgatgttttaagcaagttttataaaagtttatggggtagaaatgcatgtttaagctagtTGTTTAATGTTAGGGTTCATGTAAGTTTTGTTGAAAATATGTGTAATGTGTATatgctttgtgttgttgttggggtttaggatagtttgagacccctatatgcttgtttgcatgtgtatgcatgttgtaggatagctaaatgcatgtttgaaaggtttgggaggcaaaatgtgcatgaggaggctgagttctgccattttggaagaactcgggttcggcagccgaaggcactttcggccgccgaacctgcctgtggtggcatgttttggctgtcgaaccctgcccccgaaagttggactttcggctctggatgggagtttcggccgccgaacctaccaccaaacatgcatgagttttggatctGGAAGGCACTTTCgatcgccgaaggtgcatgactttcggttctggagggactttcgaccgccgaacctgtcgccgaaagtgccctgttcagccttcctttgcatgttttctataattgttttaaggtgttttagggggtttttggggagatgtttagagtcatgttcatgtatgtttggtccctcatttgagtccatctgtgtaggttcagacccgaggaaccagggaccctagcagtgagatagctactcCAGAgtcagcctaaggtgagtagaacagaactatgtttaaattaatgaaagttttagcatgattcacgcatcatgaatgccatgatatatattaggttgtttgcattagaattcacaactatgttgcattgcatattatgttgttgatgtggatggatattggatgatccattaaccctcgtatgaaatgatatgatatgatgatgatacggtatgaagtccaggaagacccattctacgtccctggcacattggaatgttatgatatgctatgtaagggaaagaccagagactcattctacgtcctggcactgttggattatgtagagggctattggtgacaattccatccttaatgtgatatgtttgtgatgtgatgcattttcacgaaagcatgaattttaataaa encodes:
- the LOC110600006 gene encoding uncharacterized protein LOC110600006 isoform X2, which translates into the protein MSIGLGVELPFGWISSCPDAYSHAHRKRIPGRLHLTSSFPGDACTSNDETLNSGKNNGAVVSGTTARGRRLLKIREEKRKREIDRLNNYPSWAKVLEDACKNDEELRAVLGDSIGNPELMRKRVEDRVRKKGRNFYKSKMGSVLAFRVGFRDFNPTDSYIWFELYGSPSDRDVDLIGSAIQSWYVMGRLGAFNSSNLQLANQSMEYNPFYDADKGFKVMPSSFHDISDIEFQDNWGRFWVDIGTSDFFAVDVLLNCLTVLSSENCGSPIFSPSLLKLLFWFCFFLHLYMADI
- the LOC110600006 gene encoding uncharacterized protein LOC110600006 isoform X1, which produces MSIGLGVELPFGWISSCPDAYSHAHRKRIPGRLHLTSSFPGDACTSNDETLNSGKNNGAVVSGTTARGRRLLKIREEKRKREIDRLNNYPSWAKVLEDACKNDEELRAVLGDSIGNPELMRKRVEDRVRKKGRNFYKSKMGSVLAFRVGFRDFNPTDSYIWFELYGSPSDRDVDLIGSAIQSWYVMGRLGAFNSSNLQLANQSMEYNPFYDADKGFKVMPSSFHDISDIEFQDNWGRFWVDIGTSDFFAVDVLLNCLTVLSSEYLGIQQVVFGGRQIGDWEEGMTDPDYGYKYFKI
- the LOC110600006 gene encoding uncharacterized protein LOC110600006 isoform X3, whose protein sequence is MSIGLGVELPFGWISSCPDAYSHAHRKRIPGRLHLTSSFPGDACTSNDETLNSGKNNGAVVSGTTARGRRLLKIREEKRKREIDRLNNYPSWAKVLEDACKNDEELRAVLGDSIGNPELMRKRVEDRVRKKGRNFYKSKMGSVLAFRVGFRDFNPTDSYIWFELYGSPSDRDVDLIGSAIQSWYVMGRLGAFNSSNLQLANQSMEYNPFYDADKGFKVMPSSFHDISDIEFQDNWGRFWVDIGTSDFFAVDVLLNCLTVLSSE